ATGCAGAGCGAGACCTGCAGGAGCGCGGATTCAAAGTGGAACGGATTAATGTGGCAGAGCTTCCGGCGGAGGACCTGATCCACACCAAGTTTGAGAGCGAAGCCATCGTCAAGGCGAACGGCCTGGTGGCCGAAGCCGATGCGGTGATCGTCGTCAGTCCGGTATACAAGGCGTCTTATACGGGAGTGCTGAAGACCTTCCTGGATCTGGTGCCGCAAAAAGGGCTGGCCGGCAAAATCATCCTGCCGCTCTTCATGGGCGGAAGCCTGGCGCATCTGCTTGCGATCGACTATGCGCTGAAGCCGGTGCTGTCGGTGCTGGGTGCGCGTCACATCCTTGGCGGCGTCTACGCCGTAGACTCCCAGGCGGTGCGTAACGACCAGGGCGTGGTCGAGCTGGCGGAGGAGCTGAAGCTGCGCCTCGACAGCGTGCTGGAGGAGCTGGCGGAAGAGACGAACCATAAGGCAGGGCGGAAGGCAGAGCATACAGCAGTGACGGAATAGGCCATGGGCTACAAAAAGGCACTAAACCACCCGGATAGGGCGTTTAGTGCCTTTGTTTTTTATAGAATCATGCCCCTTGAAAGCTAAGCACCGGCTCCCACAGAACAACCGAACCTCCCGCCAGACTCGCCTGAATATCGATGATCCGCTGGTTGCTGCTGCCCCGGTAGGTGAGAGTCAGATCCTTCAACGCCTCCACAAACCGCCCGTCGATTACGACCTGGCATAAGGCCAGCAGCTTCCATTCGACAGAGCCGGGAGAGGCAATAAGCTCCTCGTAGGTGTAGCCGGTGTAGATCCAGACCGGGAAGCCCGGCAGCTCGGCGCGCAGCTCGTGAATGAAGTCCGCAGCCTCCTCCGCCGAGAAAAAAGGATCGCCCCCCGCCAGCGTAAGCCCGTCCAGCAGCGGGTTGCCGGCGATGTCCTCAATAATCTCCCGCCGCCGCTCCGGGGTGAATACCTCGCCGTAATTGAAGTTCCAGGTCTTCGGGTTGAAGCAGCCCGGGCA
This region of Paenibacillus sp. FSL K6-1096 genomic DNA includes:
- the nrdG gene encoding anaerobic ribonucleoside-triphosphate reductase activating protein; its protein translation is MNICGYYPESINEGEGLRAVLFISGCRHRCPGCFNPKTWNFNYGEVFTPERRREIIEDIAGNPLLDGLTLAGGDPFFSAEEAADFIHELRAELPGFPVWIYTGYTYEELIASPGSVEWKLLALCQVVIDGRFVEALKDLTLTYRGSSNQRIIDIQASLAGGSVVLWEPVLSFQGA
- the ssuE gene encoding NADPH-dependent FMN reductase, producing MARIVVINGTPSLVSRINAVIEYAERDLQERGFKVERINVAELPAEDLIHTKFESEAIVKANGLVAEADAVIVVSPVYKASYTGVLKTFLDLVPQKGLAGKIILPLFMGGSLAHLLAIDYALKPVLSVLGARHILGGVYAVDSQAVRNDQGVVELAEELKLRLDSVLEELAEETNHKAGRKAEHTAVTE